The following are encoded together in the Fusobacteriaceae bacterium genome:
- a CDS encoding VacJ family lipoprotein: MKKILRSFFLFACALRFACALCAAEYRYPIQNPFAATIIGDLSVPRSGAGAKVPVKTYRLKPVDAARIPKNLWFHKDFAFSLAARKEAAPLIFLLAGTGSSYDNPKMIQFQKILYEAGFHVISITSPFHANFIVAASAAGLPGLLPRDGKDLYAAMTRAYDMVRQKIDVTDFYVTGFSLGATEAAVVSYIDESEGKFGFKGVYMINPAVDLYDSADILDSYLGPGNEAEYRINLMIETIRAMAPQFLSDEYRSGSLTAEAVYALFEKLKLSDAEMAALIGFVFRIYSIDLNYIADVLTKSGTYGKKPAEKHEKMLPYFRRIGFASYLDYLHKILIPAAKKRYGLTEAQVRRELSLAVIGDYLKKANKIVAVTNADELILTKENHRWLKETFGKRLTVFPTGGHCGNMFYEDNLALMLGFLRKGAFKGKIYPVPPKGTTQALASLAPTPPDESDSAMFPEENASFRPGHVIDVYDPLEGLNRRIYYFNYGLDKYLLLPVVKTYEFIVPGPLKKGVSNFFNNKKMLSVAGNSVLQGKFKKALRAAGRFSINATWGLGGTLDTASKLGMPVPYEDFGLTLHHYGVKRGPYLVLPFLGPSTLRDGVGTGVDFAMRYILDPYAGIGLVDSDSKVATLLQAVDTRKRNSFRYYSLGSPFEYEYVRYLVVTYRKIREDISKPGKNKRS, translated from the coding sequence ATGAAAAAGATCCTGCGGTCTTTCTTCCTTTTTGCCTGTGCGCTCCGCTTTGCCTGCGCGCTCTGCGCCGCGGAATACCGCTACCCCATACAAAACCCCTTTGCCGCCACCATCATCGGCGACCTCTCGGTCCCCCGCAGCGGCGCCGGCGCAAAGGTTCCCGTAAAAACCTATCGTCTGAAGCCTGTCGACGCTGCCCGGATCCCGAAAAACCTCTGGTTTCACAAAGACTTTGCCTTTTCCCTCGCCGCTCGGAAAGAAGCGGCCCCGCTGATTTTTCTGCTCGCGGGTACGGGTTCGTCCTACGACAACCCCAAAATGATCCAGTTTCAAAAGATCCTCTACGAGGCGGGTTTTCACGTGATCTCGATCACGTCCCCCTTCCACGCCAACTTTATCGTCGCGGCCTCCGCCGCCGGCCTGCCGGGACTGCTGCCCCGGGACGGCAAAGACCTCTACGCCGCCATGACCCGCGCGTACGACATGGTCCGGCAAAAAATAGACGTCACGGACTTCTATGTGACCGGATTCAGCCTCGGGGCCACGGAAGCGGCCGTCGTCTCGTATATCGACGAGAGCGAAGGAAAATTCGGCTTCAAGGGCGTCTACATGATCAACCCCGCCGTGGATCTCTACGATTCGGCCGATATCCTCGATTCCTATCTGGGCCCGGGCAATGAGGCCGAATACCGGATCAACCTCATGATCGAGACGATCCGCGCCATGGCGCCCCAGTTCCTCAGCGACGAATACCGGAGCGGAAGCCTGACGGCCGAAGCCGTCTATGCCCTTTTCGAAAAATTAAAGCTCTCCGATGCGGAAATGGCGGCTCTGATCGGATTTGTCTTCCGGATCTATTCCATCGATCTCAATTACATCGCCGATGTGCTCACGAAAAGCGGGACCTACGGCAAAAAACCCGCCGAAAAGCATGAAAAGATGCTCCCTTATTTCCGGAGAATCGGATTTGCCTCCTACCTCGACTATCTGCACAAGATCCTAATCCCCGCTGCAAAAAAACGCTACGGGCTCACGGAGGCCCAGGTGCGGCGGGAATTATCCCTTGCCGTCATCGGCGACTATCTCAAAAAAGCGAATAAAATCGTGGCGGTCACAAACGCCGACGAATTGATCCTGACAAAAGAAAACCACCGGTGGCTCAAAGAGACCTTCGGCAAAAGACTCACGGTCTTTCCGACCGGCGGGCACTGCGGCAATATGTTTTACGAAGACAACCTCGCGCTGATGCTGGGATTTTTACGGAAAGGCGCCTTTAAGGGAAAAATTTACCCCGTCCCCCCCAAGGGGACGACGCAAGCCTTGGCGAGCCTGGCCCCAACGCCCCCGGACGAGAGCGATTCCGCCATGTTTCCCGAAGAAAACGCGTCCTTCCGGCCGGGCCATGTGATCGACGTCTACGACCCCCTGGAGGGGCTGAACCGCCGGATTTACTATTTCAACTACGGCCTCGACAAATACCTGCTGCTCCCGGTCGTCAAGACTTACGAATTCATCGTGCCGGGACCGCTGAAAAAGGGCGTATCCAATTTCTTCAACAACAAAAAAATGCTTTCCGTAGCCGGAAATTCGGTATTACAAGGAAAATTCAAGAAGGCGCTGCGGGCCGCGGGCCGCTTTTCCATCAACGCGACCTGGGGGCTCGGCGGTACCCTCGATACGGCGTCAAAATTGGGTATGCCCGTCCCCTATGAGGATTTCGGGCTGACGCTTCATCATTACGGCGTAAAACGGGGTCCCTACCTCGTGCTGCCCTTCCTGGGGCCGTCCACACTGCGGGACGGCGTCGGTACGGGCGTGGATTTCGCCATGCGGTATATCCTCGACCCCTACGCGGGCATTGGCCTCGTGGATAGCGATTCCAAGGTGGCTACGCTGCTTCAGGCCGTGGACACCCGGAAGCGGAACAGCTTCCGCTATTATTCCCTGGGCTCTCCCTTCGAATATGAATACGTCAGATACCTTGTCGTGACGTACCGCAAGATTCGCGAGGACATTTCAAAGCCCGGAAAAAACAAAAGATCTTAA